A genome region from Maridesulfovibrio salexigens DSM 2638 includes the following:
- a CDS encoding substrate-binding periplasmic protein, whose amino-acid sequence MKILHIIYGLILTSLIYGTAYAQSLESTVFMTEVVPPYNYLKNGTIQGAGIEILMQALEAVNIKINASKIKLYPRARTYKILSSQPNTCSLTIQTPKTKNKFKWAGPITDYTCSFIARKDAKINSLADIKKNRVGVVRKTILQNKLVSLHYNAHPASTIEELIKKIEYGRTDIIFSNSHVAFEKMRTLGIDTNKYKIIHTLNIGELYFAFNSETDNTTVNKLQEGIDKIRSNGKLAKILKNHQLKH is encoded by the coding sequence ATGAAAATACTACATATAATTTATGGCCTTATCTTAACCTCGCTTATTTACGGCACAGCCTATGCCCAATCTCTCGAAAGTACGGTGTTCATGACTGAGGTAGTACCACCGTACAATTATCTAAAAAATGGGACCATACAGGGTGCTGGGATCGAAATCTTAATGCAGGCGTTAGAAGCAGTGAATATCAAGATAAATGCCTCTAAAATCAAGCTTTACCCTAGAGCAAGGACCTATAAAATTCTTTCTTCTCAACCAAACACTTGTAGTCTAACAATCCAAACCCCTAAAACAAAAAATAAATTCAAATGGGCAGGGCCGATAACTGATTACACATGCTCATTTATTGCAAGAAAAGATGCGAAGATTAACTCACTCGCTGACATCAAAAAGAACAGGGTTGGTGTAGTAAGAAAAACAATTCTCCAAAACAAACTAGTCAGTTTGCACTACAATGCGCACCCTGCTTCCACAATAGAGGAGTTAATCAAAAAGATAGAATACGGCAGAACAGATATCATATTTAGTAACTCTCATGTTGCCTTTGAAAAAATGAGAACTCTTGGAATAGACACCAACAAATATAAAATAATTCATACATTAAACATAGGGGAACTATATTTTGCATTCAATTCAGAGACTGACAATACCACTGTAAACAAGCTACAGGAAGGTATTGATAAAATCCGTTCAAACGGCAAACTGGCTAAAATACTTAAAAATCATCAACTGAAACATTGA